One genomic segment of Clostridium saccharoperbutylacetonicum N1-4(HMT) includes these proteins:
- a CDS encoding tRNA dihydrouridine synthase, with product MKYYFAPMEGITGFIYRNSYEKFFGNIDKYFAPFIVPNKSRSLKTKELRDILPENNIGMNLVPQILTNDSEGFIYTTKKLQELGYEEVNLNLGCPAGTVVSKNRGSGFLAKREELDIFLDEIFKINNMKISIKTRIGKDNPEEFYELIKIYNKYPIEELIIHPRTQKDFYGNKPNLEVFSDALRLSTNPLCYNGDIFTAQNYEGLTKAFPEVQAVMLGRGILANPGLMNLIKSNINLNKKILKDFHDEILNKYIELFNEEKNAIFRMKELWGYMIYIFSDNKKYAKKIKKSQKLFDYNEAVSSLFEEQNIIVGAGLFYKEDL from the coding sequence ATGAAATATTACTTTGCCCCAATGGAAGGTATTACTGGATTTATTTATAGAAATTCATATGAAAAGTTTTTTGGAAATATTGATAAATATTTTGCACCTTTTATTGTTCCAAATAAAAGTAGGAGTCTTAAAACTAAAGAATTAAGAGATATCTTACCTGAAAATAATATTGGGATGAATTTAGTTCCACAAATTCTAACTAATGATTCAGAGGGATTTATATATACTACTAAGAAATTACAAGAATTAGGTTATGAAGAAGTCAACTTGAATCTAGGTTGTCCTGCTGGAACAGTAGTTTCTAAAAACAGAGGTTCAGGATTTTTGGCCAAAAGAGAAGAATTAGATATTTTTTTAGACGAAATATTTAAGATAAATAATATGAAAATATCAATAAAGACTAGAATAGGGAAGGATAATCCAGAAGAATTTTACGAGCTAATAAAAATTTACAATAAATATCCTATAGAGGAATTAATAATTCATCCTAGAACACAAAAAGATTTTTATGGTAATAAACCTAATTTAGAGGTATTTAGTGATGCCTTAAGGTTAAGTACTAATCCATTGTGTTATAATGGAGATATTTTTACTGCTCAAAATTATGAAGGATTAACAAAAGCTTTTCCAGAAGTGCAAGCAGTAATGCTAGGAAGAGGTATATTAGCTAATCCAGGTTTAATGAATTTAATAAAAAGCAATATTAATCTAAATAAAAAAATATTAAAAGATTTTCATGATGAAATTTTAAATAAATATATTGAATTATTCAATGAAGAAAAAAATGCAATTTTTAGAATGAAAGAATTATGGGGATATATGATCTACATATTTTCTGATAATAAAAAATATGCTAAAAAAATAAAGAAGTCACAAAAATTATTTGATTATAATGAAGCAGTTTCAAGTTTATTTGAAGAGCAGAATATTATAGTAGGAGCAGGATTATTCTATAAGGAAGATTTATGA
- a CDS encoding methyl-accepting chemotaxis protein, with protein sequence MGFLGNVKVRVKLIAAFLIVTVLIGIVGVVGIISFKNIGEKSELMYSINLRSVYILTDMKENLSEIRTDILSLVFKKKSSEKSDLMNDILENQKQNDEYINEYENLIVSDKEKKEYEIFISCFKQYGEIRTEITKYVDSDDYVKAEEKYADIPKVRKAMFDSLDKLIEINLHDANVANENIQAINAKSTTAMIAITVLGFIIAITLGFLMAQNINKPLQKIVEFAKRLSSYDFSTAMTITRKDEFGQTGVELNKAQENVSNLVKVIQEKSQDIGAYSEELSATVEELASKAVSIDEAVNNINDNMHDSSAGAEEISASIQEVDSSINILSQKAMDGSTNANKSKERANKVKIESQKTIEDARLIYVEKQQRMLDVIEDGKVVNDIRVMADTIADIADQTNLLALNAAIEAARAGEMGKGFAVVAEEVRTLAEESGEAVKNIKDTIVKVEAAFKKSLDTGNEILEFINNDIDDQFREYKKTGEQYYDDSEFVSNMSEEIAAMSEEVTATVGQVSGAIQNMAESTQKSTEQAETIKESMNETTQAIEQVAVTAQSQAELAQNLNEIIHKFKI encoded by the coding sequence ATGGGGTTTTTAGGAAATGTAAAAGTTAGGGTCAAGTTAATAGCAGCATTTTTAATAGTAACAGTTCTAATTGGAATTGTAGGTGTGGTTGGTATTATATCATTTAAGAATATAGGAGAAAAATCAGAATTAATGTATTCAATTAATTTGCGTAGTGTCTATATTTTAACTGATATGAAGGAAAATCTTTCGGAAATCAGAACTGATATTTTATCACTAGTATTCAAAAAAAAATCTTCAGAAAAATCAGATTTGATGAATGATATTTTGGAAAATCAAAAACAAAATGATGAATATATTAATGAGTATGAAAATCTCATTGTAAGTGATAAAGAAAAGAAAGAATATGAGATATTTATAAGTTGCTTTAAGCAATATGGGGAGATAAGAACAGAAATTACTAAGTATGTAGATTCAGATGATTATGTAAAGGCAGAAGAGAAATATGCTGATATCCCTAAAGTTAGAAAGGCGATGTTTGACAGTTTAGATAAATTGATAGAGATAAACTTACACGATGCTAACGTAGCTAATGAAAATATTCAAGCAATTAATGCTAAATCAACTACGGCTATGATTGCAATAACAGTGTTAGGCTTTATAATTGCAATTACTTTAGGATTTCTTATGGCACAAAATATAAATAAGCCACTTCAAAAAATAGTTGAATTTGCTAAAAGATTATCGTCTTACGATTTTTCAACGGCAATGACAATTACAAGAAAAGATGAATTTGGCCAAACTGGTGTTGAATTAAATAAAGCACAGGAAAATGTAAGCAATCTGGTTAAGGTTATTCAAGAAAAATCTCAGGATATAGGTGCATATAGTGAGGAACTATCAGCAACTGTTGAGGAACTAGCATCAAAAGCAGTAAGTATAGATGAGGCAGTAAATAATATTAATGATAATATGCATGATTCTAGTGCAGGAGCAGAAGAAATAAGTGCATCTATCCAAGAAGTGGATTCAAGTATAAATATACTTTCACAAAAAGCAATGGATGGAAGTACTAATGCAAATAAGTCTAAGGAAAGAGCAAATAAGGTTAAAATTGAAAGTCAAAAAACAATCGAAGATGCTAGACTTATATATGTTGAAAAACAACAAAGAATGTTAGATGTTATTGAAGACGGAAAAGTGGTTAATGATATTAGAGTTATGGCCGATACAATAGCTGATATAGCAGATCAAACAAATTTACTTGCATTAAATGCAGCTATAGAAGCTGCAAGAGCTGGAGAGATGGGAAAAGGTTTTGCAGTTGTAGCTGAAGAGGTTAGAACTCTTGCAGAAGAATCAGGAGAAGCAGTAAAAAATATTAAAGATACTATAGTTAAAGTAGAAGCAGCTTTTAAAAAGAGTTTGGATACAGGGAATGAGATCTTAGAATTTATAAATAATGATATAGATGATCAATTTAGAGAATATAAAAAAACAGGTGAACAATATTATGATGATTCTGAGTTTGTAAGTAATATGTCAGAAGAGATAGCAGCAATGTCAGAAGAAGTCACAGCTACAGTTGGACAAGTAAGTGGAGCAATTCAAAATATGGCAGAATCAACCCAGAAATCTACAGAACAGGCAGAAACAATAAAAGAAAGTATGAACGAAACAACTCAAGCAATAGAACAGGTTGCAGTAACAGCTCAAAGTCAAGCAGAATTAGCTCAAAATCTTAATGAAATAATTCATAAATTTAAAATTTAA